In Neoarius graeffei isolate fNeoGra1 chromosome 9, fNeoGra1.pri, whole genome shotgun sequence, one genomic interval encodes:
- the wipf1a gene encoding WAS/WASL-interacting protein family member 1a — protein MPGPPPPPAPPPPTFALANTEKPSLSKTEQHGRNALLSDISKGTRLKKTVTNDRSAPVFDKPKGGGASGGGGGGFGGGAPGGLGGLFQGGMPRLKSAGGGPARPPTGERFPAPSRGAPPQLPNTPSGRSNFIRGGAPPMPSSTSAPPQSSHTGVSPPLPGGRFPSSPSAPPTLPGRRPSFPANPAPPGRQTTLPPPPVPSSARPSPSKFSSGSSHDFPPPPPVGGNRSSLPPPPVPSSARPNFSTGITDDFPPPPPTTGGHRASFSLPPVPPSSQPPLPTPPSVSDDFPPPPPPMGGRRSTFSGDGSSLPAPPPPGSKPGPRSTGSAPPPLPSGRGDLPPLPPTPAKEPTSTAPQRNSFSNPPPGPRPGGFTPPPPPPSSRPPQGGRSPSIRSSPLPPPPPGDSRVGTPPAPPPNHPSGSRGASRPPLPPDRPGAGGFPPPPPPSMGNGYQSSPQNSTDEWEIRFSFHAISELPPPEPYISISKTYPSKAGKNDGKGSLPRDRGAPPLPPIPR, from the exons ATGcctggtcctccacccccaccagCACCCCCTCCTCCAACTTTTGCTTTG GCGAATACTGAAAAACCATCCCTGTCCAAAACTGAGCAACATGGGAGAAATGCTTTACTCTCAGATATCAGTAAAGGCACTCGCCTGAAAAAAACTGTCACCAATGACCGCAGTGCTCCGGTATTTGata AGCCCAAAGGGGGTGGGGcttctggtggaggtggtggtggcTTTGGAGGCGGAGCTCCAGGTGGGCTTGGGGGACTGTTCCAGGGTGGGATGCCAAGACTAAAATCTGCAGGAGGTGGCCCTG CAAGGCCACCCACCGGTGAGAGATTCCCAGCACCAAGTAGAGGAGCTCCTCCTCAACTCCCTAATACTCCTTCTGGTCGATCGAACTTCATCAGGGGTGGTGCTCCACCTATGCCTTCCTCTACATCTGCCCCTCCACAGAGTTCACATACTGGTGTCTCTCCCCCTTTACCAGGAGGTCGATTCCCAAGCTCCCCTTCTGCACCACCAACCCTGCCAGGCCGGCGCCCCAGCTTTCCTGCAAATCCTGCTCCCCCTGGCCGCCAAACAACTTTACCACCACCACCTGTGCCTTCTAGTGCCCGACCATCTCCTAGCAAATTTTCCTCTGGATCCTCCCATGATTTTCCCCCTCCACCACCAGTAGGAGGTAACAGGTCATCTTTACCACCACCTCCTGTTCCTTCTAGTGCCCGGCCAAATTTTTCCACAGGCATCACAGATGATTTCCCCCCTCCTCCACCAACCACAGGAGGACATAGGGCATCATTTTCATTACCTCCAGTTCCCCCTAGTAGCCAACCTCCACTCCCGACACCTCCTTCTGTGTCAGATGattttcctcctcctccaccacccATGGGAGGACGTAGATCAACATTTTCTGGTGATGGGTCTTCACTGCCAGCACCACCCCCACCAGGAAGTAAACCAGGACCAAGATCTACGGGTAGTGCACCACCACCACTCCCTTCAGGAAGAGGAGACTTGCCACCGCTACCCCCTACACCAGCAAAGGAACCGACCAGTACAGCTCCACAGAGAAATTCTTTTAGTAACCCACCACCTGGGCCACGACCTGGGGGATTTACCCCACCACCACCTCCACCCAGTTCAAGACCACCACAAGGAGGAAGATCCCCATCTATACGATCTA GTCctcttccccctccccctccagGGGACAGCAGAGTAGGTACTCCACCTGCACCTCCTCCTAATCACCCTAGTGGTAGTCGAGGAGCTAGCAGACCTCCCCTTCCTCCGGATAGGCCTGGGGCAGGAGGGTTCCCTCCTCCGCCTCCCCCGTCCATGGGCAATGGCTACCAGAGCTCACCTCAAAACAGCACAG ATGAATGGGAGATAaggttttccttccatgcaatttCTGAGCTGCCCCCACCTGAGCCTTACATTTCCATCTCGAAGACATATCCCAGCAAGGCTGGTAAGAATGATGGCAAAG GATCATTACCGAGGGACAGAGGAGCTCCTCCACTGCCTCCGATACCCAGATAA